One window from the genome of Gadus morhua chromosome 16, gadMor3.0, whole genome shotgun sequence encodes:
- the sfrp2l gene encoding secreted frizzled-related protein 2-like has translation MTFVVSILSLIGMSSFSFATDNSLNFVPSSVGFSSSVRSVCKPIPSTLSLCHGIGYKEMRIPNLLGHDSLKEAQQQSASWLPLVSKLCHRDTKKFLCSLFAPVCLPELNGPLSPCRSLCEAVRDGCLPVMSAFGFPWPEMFNCTRFPRGTNLCIQPTGESDARTNDEVRHEEASKGTVICDACSLASEGESDIHDNFCHSQYAFKLRLGSMSTVGGDRQLVPLGRSRILRWAGGGAERAEGVGGAMAHSALWLPEGATCICPGLDPSKVAGEGGRPRKEEVPGRGEGKSGLPSGWYLGLAQPEEGRLVLTRLVKWSREDKELKKFIRSLLKQSCLAP, from the exons aTGACCTTTGTCGTGTCGATACTCAGCCTTATAGGCATGTCTTCGTTTTCGTTCGCTACCGACAACTCTCTGAATTTCGTGCCTTCCTCCGTCGGATTCAGTTCCTCTGTACGCTCGGTGTGCAAACCTATACCGAGCACTTTATCCCTCTGCCACGGGATAGGGTACAAAGAAATGCGGATCCCTAACTTGTTAGGCCACGATTCTCTCAAGGAGGCACAGCAACAGTCGGCATCCTGGCTGCCTCTTGTGTCCAAACTTTGCCATCGGGATACAAAGAAGTTTTTGTGCTCGCTGTTTGCGCCCGTGTGTCTACCAGAATTGAACGGACCGCTCAGTCCCTGTCGAAGTTTATGTGAAGCGGTGAGGGATGGATGTCTGCCCGTGATGAGCGCTTTTGGATTCCCCTGGCCAGAGATGTTTAACTGCACACGTTTCCCACGCGGGACCAATCTCTGTATCCAGCCAACAGGAGAGTCGGACGCACGGACCAACGATGAGGTCCGGCACGAAGAGGCGTCTAAAG GGACTGTTATCTGCGATGCCTGCAGCCTGGCGTCGGAGGGCGAGAGCGACATCCACGACAACTTCTGCCACAGTCAGTATG CCTTCAAGCTGCGCCTGGGCAGCATGTCCACCGTCGGGGGAGACCGGCAGCTGGTTCCCCTCGGCCGCAGCCGCATCCTGAGGTgggccggcggcggcgccgaGCGCgctgagggggtgggaggggccatGGCTCACAGCGCCCTGTGGCTGCCCGAGGGGGCCACCTGCATCTGCCCTGGCCTGGACCCTTCAAAGGTGGCTGGGGAGGGCGGGCGGCCGAGGAAGGAGGAAGTcccagggagaggggagggtaagAGTGGGCTGCCCAGTGGATGGTACCTGGGTCTGGCTCAGCCCGAAGAGGGACGACTGGTTCTGACGCGGCTGGTGAAATGGAGCCGAGaggacaaggagctgaagaagttCATACGCTCTCTTCTTAAACAGTCATGCTTGGCTCCATAG
- the lamtor1 gene encoding ragulator complex protein LAMTOR1 isoform X3 produces MGCCYSSENETAEEQLIPNPNPESKPLHGTDWGASNVPSARTDEQALLTSILTKTAQNIIDVSATDSQGMEQHEYMDKARQYSSKLAVLSNTLPQKKAHFLPSLTSQPHQVLASDLVPYSDVQQVSKIAAYAYSAISQIKVDAKEELVVQFAIP; encoded by the exons ATGGGTTGCTGTTACAGCAGCGAAAACGAAACGGCAGAGGAG CAACTGatccctaacccaaaccctgagAGTAAACCGTTACATGGCACAGATTGGGGTGCTTCCAATGTGCCTTCAGCACGCACAGACGAGCAGGCCCTTCTGACATCCATCTTAACAAAGACTGCACA GAACATTATTGATGTCTCTGCTACTGACTCTCAGGGGATGGAGCAGCATGAATACATGGACAAAGCTCGACAGTACAG TTCAAAGCTGGCTGTGTTGAGTAACACCTTGCCCCAGAAGAAGGCTCATTTTTTGCCCTCCCTCACCAGCCAGCCCCACCAAGTGCTTGCTAGTGACCTAGTGCCGTACTCGGATGTTCAACAG GTGTCCAAGATAGCAGCTTATGCCTACAGTGCGATCTCACAGATTAAGGTGGACGCAAAAGAGGAACTAGTTGTTCAGTTTGCCATTCCCTGA
- the lamtor1 gene encoding ragulator complex protein LAMTOR1 isoform X2, producing the protein MGCCYSSENETAEERKQLIPNPNPESKPLHGTDWGASNVPSARTDEQALLTSILTKTAQNIIDVSATDSQGMEQHEYMDKARQYSSKLAVLSNTLPQKKAHFLPSLTSQPHQVLASDLVPYSDVQQVSKIAAYAYSAISQIKVDAKEELVVQFAIP; encoded by the exons ATGGGTTGCTGTTACAGCAGCGAAAACGAAACGGCAGAGGAG CGCAAGCAACTGatccctaacccaaaccctgagAGTAAACCGTTACATGGCACAGATTGGGGTGCTTCCAATGTGCCTTCAGCACGCACAGACGAGCAGGCCCTTCTGACATCCATCTTAACAAAGACTGCACA GAACATTATTGATGTCTCTGCTACTGACTCTCAGGGGATGGAGCAGCATGAATACATGGACAAAGCTCGACAGTACAG TTCAAAGCTGGCTGTGTTGAGTAACACCTTGCCCCAGAAGAAGGCTCATTTTTTGCCCTCCCTCACCAGCCAGCCCCACCAAGTGCTTGCTAGTGACCTAGTGCCGTACTCGGATGTTCAACAG GTGTCCAAGATAGCAGCTTATGCCTACAGTGCGATCTCACAGATTAAGGTGGACGCAAAAGAGGAACTAGTTGTTCAGTTTGCCATTCCCTGA
- the lamtor1 gene encoding ragulator complex protein LAMTOR1 isoform X1: MGCCYSSENETAEESDADERKQLIPNPNPESKPLHGTDWGASNVPSARTDEQALLTSILTKTAQNIIDVSATDSQGMEQHEYMDKARQYSSKLAVLSNTLPQKKAHFLPSLTSQPHQVLASDLVPYSDVQQVSKIAAYAYSAISQIKVDAKEELVVQFAIP, from the exons ATGGGTTGCTGTTACAGCAGCGAAAACGAAACGGCAGAGGAG TCGGACGCCGATGAGCGCAAGCAACTGatccctaacccaaaccctgagAGTAAACCGTTACATGGCACAGATTGGGGTGCTTCCAATGTGCCTTCAGCACGCACAGACGAGCAGGCCCTTCTGACATCCATCTTAACAAAGACTGCACA GAACATTATTGATGTCTCTGCTACTGACTCTCAGGGGATGGAGCAGCATGAATACATGGACAAAGCTCGACAGTACAG TTCAAAGCTGGCTGTGTTGAGTAACACCTTGCCCCAGAAGAAGGCTCATTTTTTGCCCTCCCTCACCAGCCAGCCCCACCAAGTGCTTGCTAGTGACCTAGTGCCGTACTCGGATGTTCAACAG GTGTCCAAGATAGCAGCTTATGCCTACAGTGCGATCTCACAGATTAAGGTGGACGCAAAAGAGGAACTAGTTGTTCAGTTTGCCATTCCCTGA